In Desulfuromonas acetexigens, the following proteins share a genomic window:
- a CDS encoding inorganic phosphate transporter, protein MSMEILFVGVVILGLVAFFDIMVGVSNDAVNFLNSSIGSRVAPRTTIMIIASLGIMAGVTFSSGMMEVARSGIFHPQFFTLPELLTIFLAVMITDVILLDLFNTYGLPTSTTVSIVFELLGAAVALAMLKLLTTGESLVNVVQYINSAKAITIIMGILLSVAIAFVCGAIVQFFTRLLFTFDYQKRISRYGALWGGMALASITYFILVKGAKGATFISKQNQEWINTHTGLLLLLIFVGAAAVLQLLQLLKFNILRPVVLIGTFALAMAFAANDLVNFIGVPLAGLHAYRLALASDNPLGVTMGGLAAKVPSETFLLMLAGGVMVVTLWLSKKARTVTETEISLSQQEEGNERFESIFLSRAIVRLVLHLSDTVRLIIPQGVRSWIDRRLDPAAAAPVLVDGRIPSFDLLRATVNLMVASALISYATASKLPLSTTYVTFMVAMGSSFADRAWGRDSAVYRVTGVLTVIGGWFMTAVVAFLSAALCATVIFYGEAFGVVVLLVLAGAMIWNAHRKHQSMVREAQMEKVFNLKTVDDPRAAVAITFEHMSLLLREIRTSLDVSLDALFRQSFDRLGVERKKISHVQQWSNIISANVLKAMRLLDQQGLAVSHRYAQTIRRLQKLTDGYRDIVLRGYTHIGNHHKGLLPVQIEELEEVRRLLQDILLEVEQTFSRKQTANLERLTAKDHQLRALAADLNLRQAARIKDNTSKTRLSILYYGIVGNAMMLSKQNLELLEIFDHSFGAFEEPPSP, encoded by the coding sequence ATGAGTATGGAAATTCTTTTTGTCGGGGTGGTGATCCTCGGTCTGGTCGCCTTTTTCGACATTATGGTCGGGGTCAGCAACGATGCGGTGAATTTTCTCAATTCGTCCATTGGTTCACGGGTAGCGCCGCGAACGACCATCATGATCATCGCCAGCCTCGGGATCATGGCCGGGGTAACCTTCTCCAGCGGCATGATGGAGGTGGCCCGCAGCGGCATTTTCCATCCCCAGTTCTTCACCCTGCCCGAATTGCTCACCATCTTTCTGGCGGTGATGATCACCGACGTCATTCTGCTCGACCTGTTCAACACCTACGGCCTCCCCACCTCGACCACCGTTTCAATTGTTTTTGAATTGCTCGGCGCCGCCGTCGCCCTGGCGATGCTTAAACTGCTCACGACCGGTGAGAGCCTGGTGAACGTCGTCCAGTACATCAATTCGGCCAAGGCCATCACTATCATCATGGGGATTCTGCTGTCGGTGGCCATCGCCTTTGTCTGCGGGGCGATCGTGCAGTTTTTCACCCGCTTACTCTTCACCTTCGACTATCAGAAGCGGATCAGCCGTTACGGAGCCTTGTGGGGCGGGATGGCCCTGGCTTCGATCACCTACTTTATTCTGGTCAAAGGCGCCAAGGGTGCCACCTTCATCTCCAAGCAGAACCAGGAGTGGATCAATACCCACACCGGACTGTTGCTGCTCTTGATCTTCGTGGGGGCGGCGGCGGTGTTGCAGCTTCTGCAGTTGCTCAAATTCAATATTCTCAGGCCGGTGGTGTTGATCGGCACCTTCGCTCTGGCCATGGCCTTTGCCGCCAACGACCTGGTCAACTTCATCGGTGTCCCCCTGGCCGGTCTTCATGCCTACCGGCTCGCTCTGGCCAGCGATAACCCCTTGGGCGTTACTATGGGCGGGCTGGCCGCCAAGGTCCCTTCGGAAACCTTTCTGCTGATGCTGGCCGGCGGCGTCATGGTGGTGACCCTGTGGCTGTCGAAAAAGGCCCGCACCGTGACCGAAACGGAAATCAGTCTGAGCCAGCAGGAAGAGGGGAATGAGCGCTTCGAGTCGATTTTCCTCTCCCGGGCTATCGTCCGGCTGGTGCTGCATCTCTCCGATACCGTCCGCCTGATCATCCCGCAGGGGGTGCGCAGCTGGATCGATCGCCGCCTCGATCCCGCCGCCGCCGCGCCGGTGCTGGTCGACGGCCGCATCCCTTCCTTCGATCTGCTGCGGGCCACGGTCAACCTGATGGTGGCCAGCGCTCTGATTTCCTACGCCACTGCCAGCAAGCTCCCGCTCTCGACCACCTACGTGACCTTCATGGTCGCCATGGGCAGCTCCTTCGCCGACCGGGCCTGGGGACGGGATAGCGCCGTCTACCGTGTCACCGGAGTGTTGACGGTGATCGGCGGCTGGTTCATGACTGCGGTCGTCGCCTTCCTCTCCGCCGCCCTCTGCGCTACCGTCATCTTCTATGGCGAAGCCTTCGGTGTCGTGGTGCTGCTCGTTTTAGCCGGAGCGATGATCTGGAATGCCCACCGCAAGCATCAATCGATGGTGCGCGAGGCGCAGATGGAAAAGGTCTTCAATCTCAAGACCGTGGATGATCCCCGGGCGGCGGTGGCCATCACCTTCGAGCATATGAGCTTATTGCTCCGCGAAATCCGCACTTCCCTCGACGTTTCCCTCGACGCCCTCTTCCGGCAAAGCTTCGACCGTCTCGGCGTCGAACGTAAGAAGATCTCCCATGTTCAGCAGTGGTCCAACATCATCAGTGCCAACGTCTTGAAAGCCATGCGCCTTCTCGATCAACAAGGTCTCGCCGTTTCCCACCGCTACGCCCAGACTATCCGTCGGCTGCAGAAGCTCACCGACGGCTACCGCGACATCGTGTTGCGGGGATACACCCATATCGGCAATCATCACAAGGGGTTGCTGCCGGTGCAGATCGAAGAACTCGAAGAGGTGCGCCGACTGTTGCAGGACATCCTCCTCGAGGTCGAGCAGACCTTCAGTCGCAAGCAGACCGCCAATCTCGAGCGGTTGACAGCCAAAGACCACCAGTTGCGGGCCTTGGCCGCCGACCTCAATCTCCGCCAGGCGGCCCGCATCAAGGACAATACCTCCAAGACCCGGCTGAGCATCCTCTATTACGGCATCGTCGGCAACGCCATGATGCTCTCCAAGCAGAACCTCGAACTGTTGGAGATTTTCGATCATTCCTTCGGGGCTTTCGAAGAGCCGCCGAGTCCCTGA